The genomic DNA CTACAGCTACCTGCTGCGCTACCTGCAGAGTGACGATAACAGCGCCCTCTGCAGGGCCCTCAGCACACACCTGCAGGTGGAGGTCACCGCTTCGAGGCGCACAGACTACCAGCTGTACGGAGCTGCTGGCGGTGCAACAGCTGCCCCAAACTCCACCTCATCCTGGGCGGGAGTGGACGGAGCGGAGGGTGGGGAGGGGGTGGAGGTCCCTGCGGGGATCCCACAAAGTGAAGCGGCACTGGAGGCTCTGCAGGACAGCATCAAAAAGGTCCGTGAGGGTCCCCCCTCGCTCACCACTGTCTGTTTTTACGCCTTCCACCACACGGAGCAGATGCTGAACACCGCTGAGGTCTCGGCTGACAGTCGGCTGCTGGCCGCTGGCTTCGACAGCTCCACAGTGAAGCTGTGGAGCCTCCGAGCCAGAAAGCTGAAGGCCAAACCGCACCAGGCTGATGTGTCGCACATCCACCTGGCCTGTGACGTACTGGAGGAGGATGTGAGTAGACCCTGGTTTTGTTCCTAATGCTTGGATAGCCTGTTAGGATTATGCATATTGGTTATTGTTGTATTTCTTttgtctgggtgttttttttactaTGTCACTTTATCTATAAAATATGAGTAAATGGAGATAACAGTCATCACAAGCTTTCAGAGACCAGGGGGATATTTCCCAGTCAACTGTTTTCATCGGAGAAATTCAAAGGTGTTGAATTTGCAGCAAAAAGTGGCAACTCTTTATGAAGCCTGCCTCTATCATTTTGCTTGTTCTATTAATGTACATCATTCATAAATGACGTGACCAGATGTTTCAACATACATATAGATATACAAGTACGTTCAGTGGTTCTTtacaaatataatttatttattaaagcaAGAGTTTTAATTACACTGATTACCTAAGACTTAGCAGTCATCATTATGAAGAAGTAATATTATAGCAGGCCTTATTTAGTTGGAGCAATAGCAGTGTTTCCAGTTGacaaatagaatagaatagagtagaatagaatGTGCTTTGTTGTCATTATACGGTGTACAACGAGATTGGAGAGCTtgtccttttcagtgcaaacatAGCGCAAgataaaagtctttaaaaaatcctaaaggTAGTGAAAACAatctatttacaaatatacaatataaatgtcataaatgataaatattttaaaaaatatatgagaATTGTAAAGAAAAGATATGAAGATTTCATAGAGAAGCAGAAAGTACCTTTGCTtgtgaaagtgtaaatgatttgataaaaaagttaaataattaGATAATCACTCCGTCAATCAACGGAAAATTAATCTGTACCTGCTGATAACTAATCAATCACTGAGTCATCTTTTGTCACTAAAaggttttctattttaaattatttgattttcgtaCTATGCTTTGGTTTCTGCTGAACTGAATAGCTTTAGATTTTAGACAGTTTGTTGAGTAAAAGACATTTGAAGAAatctttttggatttttgacATGGatcaattaaataataaattgtaaactgtactttaaaattataatctattttaaaaggtttgttgttttaatttatttcactcATGTCACTTTTTCTATCGTGTCTCATCAGGTGGATGAAGAGGACAGCTCCGGCAGCGAGATAAAAACGCTGCGAGGTCATAGCGGCCCAGTGTTTCATACGGCCTTCCTGACAGATAGCTCCGGCCTGCTGTCCTGCTCTGAGGACACAACAATCCGGTACTGGGACCTGGGCAGCTTCACCAACACGGCGCTCTACCAGGGCCATGCCTACCCCGTGTGGGATGTGGATGTTAGCCCCTGCAGCCTTTATTTCGCCAGCAGCTCCCACGACCGCACCGCCCGCCTGTGGACGTTCTCCCGTACCTACCCGCTGCGGTTGTACGCAGGGCATCTCTCCGATGTCGACTGCATCAAATTCCACCCAAACTCCAACTACCTGGCCACCGGCTCCACAGACAAGACTGTCCGGCTGTGGAGCACACAGCAGGGGGCGTCTGTTCGCCTCTTCACCGGCCACCGTGGCCCGGTGCTGTCGCTTGCTTTCTCTCCTAATGGGAAGTACTTGGCGTCCGCTGGCGAGGACCAGCGGGTGAAGCTGTGGGACTTGGCATCAGGGACTCTGTTCAAAGACCTGCGGGGACACACAGACAGCGTCACCAGCCTGTCCTTCAGCCCGGACAGCAGCCTGGTGGCATCGTCGTCTATGGACAACTCAGTGCGGGTGTGGGACATCCGCAACTCCCACAGCGGGACGCCAGCCGACGGCTCGTCAAGTGAGCTAGTGGGACTGTACACTGGAAACACCAGCAATGTGCTCAATGTCCAGTTTATGGCCTGTAACCTACTGCTGGTCACCGGAACCGCACAGGAGAAGACGGAGCAGTAGCCACGGCCGgtgggtgtttgtgtttgaatgtgtCCAGATGTTGGTTTAAAGTTGTGGTCACCAGGCAGACTGTGAAAGACTAAGTGTCACCACACCCCCAAGCATTCAATTTTAGTTTTCCTCATTAGTTTTTGGCTCAGAGAAGAAgcaagtcattttttttcttaaagtctCATCCCTCAAGAACTGGCCTCAATATTCATTTATAGATAAATTATATTATTGCCAAATTATAATATTACCAAAGGGTGTTGACTTGATGTCAGTATTGCAGAACTCCTCAGTTCCTCTTGTACCTGATGATTTAAACGTGTAAAGTTTTCTGCTAATTATTGGAGAATATTGTTTAATTATggactttaaaaaataacttgcaCAAATCAGTTTTGCCCCTCCAAAAAATGATTCTGACCTGAGTGAATACCAAAACATAAACATGTCTGACATCCATCAGTTTGTGGACATTTGAGAGACTTTAGCACTGCTTAGCATTGTGACATACATGGGTTCCTGGTGTACAGAACGTAGGAActttttctgctgtgttcttGAGTTGCACCTTGCTTTCCTGCTATATATTCTAACTGTTGCAATAACAGTCTGATACTTTGAGAAGCACGTGTTCTTGTTTGGAGTCAAATAAGATGGATATGAGTTTGGTCGCTGTGAATCCAATACTACagacatattttacagattagcataaagattggaggCACAGTAACATTCAGTGAGGTGTGTTTGTCGGCCATTAGCATCCACTCCTGCCTCTTAAGTGTGTGCAGAAAGCAGCCACTTCAGGCAACTGGGATTGATTCTCATGGATAAAATGTTCTCTTGATTTAAAGCCCTCTCTTTGTTGGACCAGACTCACCTTTCATCCACTGCCATGGATGATTACAGATGTCTTATTAAAACGTGGCTGCTTTTATCTTGGAGTGACAGCTGCAGTGATGAGTACATTTGTCAGTCAGTGGattgacagaaaagaaaagggcAATTCGTTTGATTAAGAATCATTTTAGCAATTTTGTACGTAAACAAGAGTCAAATGTTTGCTGTTTCTAGCAGTAATCTCAAAACGTGGCTGTTTTTGGACTGATTGTCAAGCGACACATTTGAGGTTGGTCGGTGGGGGAAAATTGAAACGGGCAGTTTTCACtatttgctgtcatttattgacaaaacaatGCATCAGTGTTCAATATTGTCTATTTGTTAGCCTTTCAGACATAAACGGTGTCTCATTTTCGCTGGTACCCATCAAGTTAGAGTTCTGAAAGGGTGTCGAGGGTCAAACACAAACGCTAATAAGTGACCGTGTGGACGTTAAAACGCCAGAAAACCAAGTGGTTGTTTCTCCTCACAGCACCAGTGAAAGCTGTTGGTCTGTTGGCCTACTGCAGGATGAGGGACAGTGTACGTAGTCTTGTTGAGGACTTTCGTAAAAATCAAAGGCTGCATTTTTCGCACTATTCTGTTCGTAACTGTGCAATGcttaaaaagtgtaaatatactgtatttttgtagttttgggcTACCAAAAGTTCTCATCCAGATTGTGGTTAATGAGggctaaaaaaatacagatgtaaAAGCTGATTTGTTTCTGGATTGTTTTCATACAGAAaacaatatacattttttttttttttttataaacatttcATTCATAAATTCAGCCTGGAAGTTGTCCTTTATGTTTGTCAGTAAACTTTTGTTCCCTCCTGTAGCCctcaaacagaaataaataaaagaattaatTTGAATTGATGCTTCTGTTCGTaccttttttaattttgttgcatGTATAACGCATAACATGAAAGTAAACTTGAAAAATAAGACAGGCCTTCACTGATCCCACAGAGGGGAAATTTGCGTTGTTTGAGCAGCAAAGACAGCAAATAAAGCTCCCTGCAAGGATCAAGCCAGCCATCTTCCCAGTCTTCCTCCACCCTGTCCGATCACATACCCTACAACTCTTACTTGTACTTTTGGACTTTCTGGCTTCTGTTTTTGTGCCTTTATTCCACAGCATTTACAagcaaatattgtacttttcacTCCACTTAAATGAAAGTAAGTATATTACAATATGATGTCCTGATCACACTAAGAAACTGCAGCGCTGCAATCAATCAGCAGAACGCTGAAGCACTTGGCAGCTGCATGAATAGTCAAATACAAAGACGTAGACATTAATGCATGTATAATTCTAAAtctactgtgttttcatgtgaacCTGATGTAAGCAGGAAATTGGAGGATTTTGAATGGGAGCAGATTATTGGCAGTGAGCATTCCTTGTTTAAAGCTCAGGCTTCCTTTAGTCTACTGAAGCAGTGTTCACATGGCACTCTGGCAGTCGACTCAGTTCAGTCAACCTGTAACCAATGTTCACCTGTTAGGAATACAGCTGAGAGAAGAAGATGGGAAAGGCGTGTGGGTCATTCCGgtattggaggacatttgggctccAAAATTTGTGGAAAATAAACCTTCCTTTTTTATATTCTGtgacatattcatcaataataggtaacaaactatcaaaggcttgattgtctcagcttacacatcaatggtagcatttttattccatgtcttgtttgttgtttgctgaccctactctaatcacagtaacagggttgctaatccatcctaattttagcttttttgatggaaaaaaaaatcaagaaaaaggtaaaaagaaTTGGTCATATTCTGAAAGTATGCATAACATGATTGCATGTGGTAGAGTGAGGcattcagtcaaggctgacgatgttatgaaatatgaaaaatagaagagaggataTGACTTTGTTCTACCCATTCTGTAGGAAAACGGTTTGATAttaattccagtgtttcatgtgattcactctTTTcgtcttcttctaccagctaaaaaaggttatgctaacagggttgttgtgggacacatgttccatgcatgataatcattatttaaaatattatgttgattattttttccccacaattacaagagacatcaatgaaaaaaataacataaaaaaggagatttaaatttaatttcaactgttttatttgagattcaatttggtcatcagtggggtgggacaagagaaaaaatggcattttagggggaactccagacttatttggtatttttaaaaatattttcaaacattgttttctcctttttttttttagattcggtctcaggacaagaacatttacacaacaactgcatgttttagtattttgtacatggattatttgaaatttgagtgggatgtaaaatgtcatctgattctggaatgatccatgTAAGAACTAAGTGAAAGTATCAGACGTTGTCATTTTGAGCCACAAGGAGCTTTCCCAGTGTCTAAATGCGGTTCTACTGGAGGTTTGACACCGtaaaacattttgaagaaaCTGAGTGAGTtgcaacagtccatcattacctTAAGAACTGAAGgccagtcagtccagaaaactgcaaaaactttgaatgtaaccccaagtgcagtcgcaaagccatcaagcgctacgatgaaactggctcacgTGAagaccgccccaggaaaggaagagtctcctctgctacCAGCCTCAGAActggcaagttaacagcagctcagattagagcccagataaatgccacacagagttctaatagcagacacatctctacatcaactgttcagaggagactgaaccaatcaggcctttaagGTCAAGCAGCTTCTAAGAAACCACTGCtgctaaggaaaagcaacaagcagaagagatctGTTTGATTTGTAGATGCATCTTCACCAGTGTTCTCAGACTCTTGGACATCATTTGTCTCATACTTTTTCTTCTGGTTCTTGAAGtagctgtattttttattgcttttgcaCCTCTGACTGCTGGACTTTACTGTATATTTCTACGCTGTGGCGCTGCTACTTTCACATTAATAATGAAGTACTGTTCCCTTGGAGGTAGATGAAGAGCAGGCAGAAGATGCTACTCATGTCCCTCACCCAGGATGTTTCTCTTTCCggttttagaatagaatagaatagaatagaatagaatagaatagaatagaatagaatagaatagaatagaatagaatagaatatcctttattcgtcccacaaggggaaatttgcaatgttacagcagcaaagtcaCAGTAAGGAAACTATAACACAACTATAAGTTAAAGATGTGAGATATTGCACTTTGGTCCTACTTTTGGTCTAATTAAGGTGATAGACATACTTAGAGTAGAAACAAACCCACACAGCGCCACACACTGCTGTGTAAATCCACACTGTACTTCAGCTATGACAGGAATCCAGTGACTGTGCAGCAGGAATGTGGATGTTATACCTGACAGTGTGGAGTCTCTGCTGTGGACCAGACAGTCAGGGTGCAGCAGAGACGACGACGACAGTCTAAATCTGTCTGAGCTGCTCAGAGACACACTGGGATCCTCAGCACAGAGATATTAAAGGTCACCTAACCCTATACAGGAGCAAGATACCAGCCTAAGAGAGACTTATCCGTAGTAGTTTATCACTTTACTTGCTTTACTTTAGAGTAGCTTTGTGTTACTTCATGGTTGTTTATCTCTCTTGGTGGTAATGCTGTGTATCTTTGGAatccatatttttattttctgtatcttCATGACTGCATCATCTCTGTGATCCTTGTGTCAAGTCAGTTTGCATCCTAACGGGGCATTTCATCTGCAGTTGTGCTCacaagtttacataccctggcaaaatatgtgaaatattgtctattttctattttagaaaatatgtttgatcatggaaaaatttttctttcatttagggttagtggtcagacaaagttatttattattacattaaaGAATGGCACATATTTTACTAATTCTGCCAGGGGAtttaaacttatgagcacaactgtatttgttatcttttttctctttgtattgaatttgtatttctgttgataattttgtgtctctttctagcTGTTTTTCTTaccttctctgtcatttttaatccCTATCTAATTGATGTCACTTTGATCTCTTAGGGTCAATTTGCACTcttgttggtcattttgtgtctttacttGGAatcttcattcattttctgtatgaTTGTACAGCCAGTTTGCATATTTCTGGGaggattttgcatctctttctctttgtaTTAAATTTGCATCTATGtaatcattttgtgcctctctggttgttgtgtgtctctgtgtctatCTGGCTTATCTGTGTGACCATTTTACTGcttgttgtggttattttgtgtctcttaaaGGTCATCATGTCAGTTTGTGCATCTTAGtggctgttttctttatttatctatatttcttctctttttagttgttttttttgtctccttataaacattttgtgcctctttctagttattttgcatgtctttttggcatttttgctgtttttggggttgttttgtggctATCTGTAACCACTTTTATctctctttggtcattttgcatctcttggtggttgttttgtgccactttatagttgttttgtttctttgtgaagCCATTATCATCACTAACTGTCCCACAAGAAGGATTTACAggcttttttcaattttttttaaaaaacccagACACTCCTTGTCCCCTTgaatctttttttcccacactgATGTAAATAGTCCCAATACCAATGTCACAGTGCAATCTctcaatttctttattttttccctcCTATTGCTCTTCTTAAattgtagttttattatttGCTTTTCAGGATCAAACATAAATTGTCTGTAGACCAAAGCTGTTCTGCTAGATTCACTTGTTCAGGAGATATTCTACattatgtatttaaatttcATGGGTGCCAGTAATGGTGACCAGGACTGTATGCCACAGTATGGCCGTCTAATATAATGATACATAGGATCAAGTACCACACACTTAAAAAAAGTCTTATGAAATTGCAGGAGGATCCAGTTTTGAATCATTCAGTGTTGTAGTGATACTCAACAGGGGTGGAGTTGGATTTGTTGCATCCTGAAATAAGTTTCTAACCTTTCGTGGCCCTTTAAGTGCAACAGAAAGATCCTGGTTAAAGATCTGAATCAGATCATTTCTTGGGAGAATTCATTCCTAACGGTGTGGATACATAAAATATCTAGAAATGACCCTTTCTAGGTATTTAATGTATCTGTTGCCACATGATTAGGAATGAATTCCTCCTGTGTCCTGCAGGCCAAGCCCAAAGAGAGAGCGATAAGAgacaagagagagaaagagagcgaCAGTCATCAGGGTGAGGTTTGCTGCCACAGGAGGATAAACCAGTTTCTGTCTGGAGGGTGTGCACCTCGGAGCCCTACCCACCTGACGGACAGGCAGTGCATCAAACACACAGCGGGACAGTCACTCCATCACACTTCACCTCACGCCTGCTTCTCCTCCACTCGCTGAGGTTCTTCCTGAAGCAGAAGATGCCTCTCCAGTCCACTCTGTCCGGCAGGCGCTCCATCAAGGCCGAGAACACACAGTATGATGGGAGGTCGTTCGAGGAGCTGAGGCACGAATGTCTCCAGAACGGGGTCCTGTTTGAGGATCCAGACTTCCCTGCCGCTGACTCCTCACTCTACTACAGCCAGAGCGTTCCTGTCAACATTGAATGGAAGAGGCCAAAGGTATGCAGGCGCAGAACATTTCAGATTTCAGCTTTAAGGATTGACTGACGGGTGCTGTTAGGAGGACTCTGCtaggaaaatgagaaaatgtctcAGGCTAAGTTCAGGAGTGCTCTTGAAATCTGTGTAGCAGATTggattttaaatgttgaatgaatgaaatgtggTTTTGAGGTGAACAATTCAtctgataataataacaataatgtttGAAAGACTGATAAAAACAGCATATTGTACAAAAACTCATAGAGTGTTTAAAaaactttattgaaaaaataaaggaCAGCTGAAAGGAAATTAAGACTCAAATACAATCACAAAAGGCTCTTCAATAAAAGCATGTATTTGAAAGATAAAAGGTTGTGTCCCTTATGCACATTCTTTTATGATGGATCAGTAGTTGCTTTCATAATCTTAAACTGATCTGTTGTAATTAATCTAGATTAAAATCAATGAACTGCAGCACCAGAGCGCTCTGTGGCAGTTATCTGAACAAGGGTTGGCAGCATTAATAGAAATATTACTATGGCACTCAATAAATGCAATGAAAGTTTATCTTACgttcatttttctgattttcaaTACAACAAAAGCAATTAAGTATTTGTAGTCACAGCTGCAAAACCAGTTCTGCAAGAAAAGAGAGTAAATAGAGCCAAGCGCAAGGACATTCACCTCTCACTGAGCAGACTTTACCCCCACACGTTAATGTTGTCAGCAGCAGAAGTGGTGTAGGATCATCTGTAGCTGCTCAGAACTCACTTTCAGAGGTTCCATTCAGCAGATCAGCTTTACAATAACACATTTGTGGAAActgtcttgatttttttttgttgaaatctTTCAAGTTCTGCCAAATAGTCACTCGTTTTCGAAGAATTTGCCTCTTGCAGTTAAAATTGTGTGCATCTTCCCTGCTGACATACCTGCACCACTGACCTGGCAAGAGTAAACCCGAACATTCATGTCCGTTGCAATTACTCCACATTTCTGTGCTGGGTGTTCCTTCACAGAGAATGCCTCAGCTGCCTGCTTATAGAGcgttgtgtgtattttgtgttgcGGTGACTGGGTATTCAGGCTGATTAATATGCCTGGAATGTGAACACACCTATCAAAGGTGTCAccgtcatgttttttttttttaataaaccaaCCTGTTCTTCGACCCTCCTACAGGAGCTCTGCGACAACCCAAAGTTCATCGTAGGAAATGCAGACCGCACAGACATTTGCCAAGGACAGCTTGGTTTGTAACTCCAGTGATCTGCATGAGTTCCTTTTACTTTTTCAAATGCGCATATTTGACTCGTGTATGAATGAGGCACCTGTTTGCCATCACAGGGGACTGCTGGCTCCTGGCAGCCATCGCCTCCTTGACCCTGAAAAAAGATGCCATGGCTCGAGTCATCCCCCATGACCAGGATTTTGACCACAGATATGCTGGCATCTTTCACTTCCAGGTACACTGCTGGGACACTCGTCTCTGAACAAGCTCTGCTTCCACATCCTGTAGTTGTGTCGCTTCCTTTCATTAAATACAGACACATCAGGAGGACCTCGTGTAAGCAGAAGTAGGATCCATTTAGATGGGATTTATAAATACTGTCTACCAGAGATACCTGCACCTGCTTTGTCAAAGTGCTGTAAACTCTTCTCTGTTGCTCCCTCAGTTCTGGCAGCACAACAAATGGCTGGACGTGGTGGTGGATGACAGATTGCCTTCAGTGAGAAATCAGCTCATCTTGCTTCACTCTGCCTCCAACAATGAGTTCTGGAGCGCTCTGCTGGAGAAAGCCTACGCCAAGTAACATCACCTACATCATTTTACACCTAGCGAGTAACAGATGATAGAAATAACATTCTATGTATCCTCCAGCTCAACTCTCAGTTGCAAAAGCCACCTTCCCCAAATGAATAAATGCCATCACCTTTAAACTAAAAGCTCTATTGTTTCCTTAGGTTTGATCACTTACTCATTCATCCGTGCTAACTTTTGATgtggttttctgtttattttagaatGCACGGCAGCTATGAGGCCCTGAAGGGCGGCACCACAATGGAGGCCATGGAGGATTTTACTGGCGGTGTGGGGGAAATGTATGAAACCAAAAAAGCTCCACGCAACCTGTTCTCGATCATGAAGAAGGCCCTGGACCGAGGTTCCATGATGGGATGCTCTATTGACGTAAGGATCTAATTAACCTTAAAattcttatttatgtaatttaattaTTAACTTCCACCCCTCAGATATGAGGTCTAGTAAGTACTTCAGCCCAGCTCCTCTGATTTCCAGATCACCAGCTCTGCAGAGTCGGAGGCCAAGACGGCCAGCGGCCTGGTGAAGGGACATGCATACTCCATCACA from Amphiprion ocellaris isolate individual 3 ecotype Okinawa chromosome 4, ASM2253959v1, whole genome shotgun sequence includes the following:
- the taf5l gene encoding TAF5-like RNA polymerase II p300/CBP-associated factor-associated factor 65 kDa subunit 5L, which codes for MKRARTEQIQYVVSQYLKRRQYVDTESSLKGAKLFQSAEEMAASLTVQTESGCANVVSAAPCQSDPQQYETQYSRLRSFLSESEISWAKEVTSILYPLFVYLHLDMVRCGLKGAVDGFYGRFHGAFLQDSEQRATVEQLRHVLTAQDITTNPKLSAFLEHKYVVHLTEPAYSYLLRYLQSDDNSALCRALSTHLQVEVTASRRTDYQLYGAAGGATAAPNSTSSWAGVDGAEGGEGVEVPAGIPQSEAALEALQDSIKKVREGPPSLTTVCFYAFHHTEQMLNTAEVSADSRLLAAGFDSSTVKLWSLRARKLKAKPHQADVSHIHLACDVLEEDVDEEDSSGSEIKTLRGHSGPVFHTAFLTDSSGLLSCSEDTTIRYWDLGSFTNTALYQGHAYPVWDVDVSPCSLYFASSSHDRTARLWTFSRTYPLRLYAGHLSDVDCIKFHPNSNYLATGSTDKTVRLWSTQQGASVRLFTGHRGPVLSLAFSPNGKYLASAGEDQRVKLWDLASGTLFKDLRGHTDSVTSLSFSPDSSLVASSSMDNSVRVWDIRNSHSGTPADGSSSELVGLYTGNTSNVLNVQFMACNLLLVTGTAQEKTEQ